One Gadus chalcogrammus isolate NIFS_2021 chromosome 22, NIFS_Gcha_1.0, whole genome shotgun sequence genomic window carries:
- the bet1 gene encoding BET1 homolog, with the protein MRRAGLGEGQPGNYVASGYSVYEEENEHLQEGLRAKVTALKSLTIDIGTEVKYQNKMLDDMDTDFDSTGGLLGATIGRVKQLSRGSQAKLLCYMLLFCCFVFFVLYWFIKLR; encoded by the exons ATGAGGCGCGCTGGTTTAG GCGAAGGGCAACCCGGCAACTATGTCGCAAGTGGTTACAGTGTATATGAAGAAGAAAATGAACATTTACAAGAGGGTCTTCGAGCGAAAGTCACAGCCTTAAAGAGT CTGACCATCGACATCGGAACCGAAGTGAAGTACCAGAACAAAATGCTGGATGATatg GATACAGACTTTGATTCGACGGGTGGCTTGCTTGGCGCCACCATTGGAAGAGTGAAGCAGCTCTCCAGAGGCAGCCAGGCAAAACTACTTTGCTATATGTTGCTTTTttgctgttttgttttctttgtcctATACTGGTTTATTAAGCTGAGATGA
- the zgc:85777 gene encoding probable acyl-CoA dehydrogenase 6: MAVRAAGQIAGICHLYRSSSLGGFRTLSQNVSSSKHTPSNAPETTVDHLIYTPEHFALKESIKKIIDQEINPHVDQWEAEGKFPAHRIFKILGNAGILGVNKPVEYGGLGLDFSYSVAVSEELGNIRCGGIPMAIGVQTDMATPALARFGSHELKTEFLLPSILGDKVACLGVSEVGAGSDVSSIMTKAVRQGDEYVINGGKMWTTNGTQADWMCLLANTSDGPPHRNKSLICLPMDLPGVHIARQIDKMGMRSSDTAEVFFDDVRVPSKNVIGKEGMGFTYQMLQFQEERLWAVANTLTTMDIVIQETIDYTRQRKIFKMPVLHHQTVHFRLAELQTEVELLRSLLHRATALFIKGNDVTKLASMAKLKAGRLARELGDSCLQYWGGMGFTNDVLVSRFYRDSRLISIGGGADEVMLGIICKYMDTLPK, translated from the exons ATGGCTGTCCGTGCTGCAGGTCAGATTGCAGGTATCTGTCATTTGTATAGATCCTCAAGCTTAGGAGGTTTTCGGACGTTGTCACAAAATGTATCGTCGTCCAAACACACTCCCTCCAATGCCCCTGAGACGACAGTGGACCATTTGATCTACACGCCAGAGCATTTTGCATTAAAGGAGTCCATCAAAAAG ATCATTGACCAGGAGATCAACCCACATGTGGACCAGTGGGAGGCAGAGGGGAAGTTTCCTGCACACAGAATCTTCAAGATCCTGGGGAACGCCGGCATTTTAGGGGTCAACAAACCAGTTG AGTATGGGGGTCTGGGCCTGGACTTCAGCTACAGCGTGGCGGTCTCGGAGGAGCTGGGTAACATCCGCTGCGGAGGGATCCCCATGGCGATCGGCGTCCAGACGGACATGGCCACTCCGGCGCTGGCCAG GTTTGGTTCACATGAGCTGAAGACAGAGTTCCTGCTGCCCTCCATCCTGGGAGACAAAGTGGCCTGTCTGGGAGTGAGCGAGGTGGGGGCTGGATCCGATGTATCAA GTATCATGACCAAGGCTGTGAGGCAGGGGGACGAGTACGTGATCAACGGGGGGAAGATGTGGACCACCAATGGCACGCAGGCGGACTGGATGTGTCTGCTGGCCAACACCAGTGACGGGCCGCCGCACCGCAATAAATCACTCATCTGTCTGCCCATGGATCTGCCCG GCGTTCATATCGCCCGCCAAATAGACAAGATGGGGATGAGGTCATCAGACACCGCCGAGGTCTTCTTTGATGACGTCCGCGTGCCCAGCAAGAACGTCATTGGCAAGGAGGGCATGGGCTTCACCTATCAGATGCTCCAGTTCCAGGAAGAGAGACTCTGGGCGGTGGCCAACA CCCTGACCACCATGGACATTGTCATCCAGGAGACCATTGACTACACGCGGCAGAGGAAGATCTTCAAGATGCCCGTGCTCCACCACCAGACGGTGCATTTCCGGCTGGCCGAGCTGCAGACGGAGGTGGAGCTGCTACGCTCCCTCCTGCACCGTGCTACAG CGCTGTTCATCAAGGGCAACGATGTGACCAAGCTGGCGTCCATGGCCAAGCTGAAGGCTGGCCGCCTGGCGCGGGAGCTGGGGGATAGCTGCCTCCAGTACTGGGGGGGCATGGGCTTCACCAACGACGTCTTGGTCAGCCGCTTTTACCG AGACTCCAGGTTAATATCCATTGGTGGCGGGGCAGATGAGGTAATGTTGGGAATCATATGCAAGTACATGGACACCCTGCCTAAGTGA